In one Nocardioides luteus genomic region, the following are encoded:
- a CDS encoding DUF3117 domain-containing protein translates to MAAMKPRTGDGPLEVTKEGRGIVMRVPLEGGGRLVVELNAEEAAALGEEIKGLGLNA, encoded by the coding sequence ATGGCGGCGATGAAGCCGCGGACGGGAGACGGTCCGCTGGAGGTCACCAAGGAAGGTCGGGGCATCGTGATGCGCGTCCCGCTCGAGGGTGGTGGCCGGTTGGTCGTCGAACTGAACGCCGAAGAGGCCGCTGCGCTCGGCGAAGAGATCAAAGGTCTCGGGCTGAACGCGTAG
- a CDS encoding LOG family protein, with protein MTRRSGSGPRPTKGRPAGSTTDQRLLDSSGHGDWVHTDPWRVMKIQAEFVEGFNDLSEIGPAISVFGSARTPHDHPTYAQAEAVGRGLAEAGFVVITGGGPGTMEAANKGALEAGGESIGLGIELPFEARLNDYVSFGLNFRYFFVRKMMFVKYSQGYVVMPGGLGTMDELFEAMTLSQTKKITQFPIVLMGVKHWEGLLDWMRETMLSDGRIKQTDLDMITLTDDVDEAVELMLKARD; from the coding sequence ATGACGCGACGCAGCGGCTCCGGCCCGCGCCCCACCAAGGGGCGTCCGGCCGGCAGCACCACCGACCAACGACTGCTGGACAGCTCCGGCCACGGCGACTGGGTCCACACCGACCCCTGGCGGGTCATGAAGATCCAGGCCGAGTTCGTCGAGGGGTTCAACGACCTCTCCGAGATCGGTCCCGCGATCAGCGTGTTCGGGTCCGCGCGCACGCCTCACGACCACCCGACCTACGCCCAGGCCGAGGCGGTCGGCCGCGGACTGGCCGAGGCCGGCTTCGTGGTGATCACCGGCGGTGGCCCGGGCACGATGGAGGCGGCCAACAAGGGCGCCCTGGAGGCCGGTGGCGAGTCGATCGGCCTCGGCATCGAGCTGCCCTTCGAGGCCAGGCTCAACGACTACGTCAGCTTCGGGCTCAACTTCCGCTACTTCTTCGTGCGGAAGATGATGTTCGTCAAGTACTCCCAGGGCTACGTCGTCATGCCCGGCGGCCTCGGCACCATGGACGAGCTCTTCGAGGCGATGACGCTCTCCCAGACCAAGAAGATCACCCAGTTCCCGATCGTGCTGATGGGCGTGAAGCACTGGGAGGGGCTCCTCGACTGGATGCGCGAGACGATGCTCTCCGACGGCCGGATCAAGCAGACCGACCTCGACATGATCACCCTCACCGACGACGTGGACGAGGCGGTCGAGCTGATGCTGAAGGCGCGTGACTGA
- a CDS encoding leucyl aminopeptidase family protein: MTTTLPSQALPSQVTPPTFTLSPLGPESLDAEIIALPVIPGEDALVIGPGAADLGDDHDLLGHLEFEGATGSAGEVTTYAVAGSGALRRILLIGVGAQRRDDFRRAGAALARAVRDRSEVVTTIPAVDPEVGLEPFVAGATLGSFLFHWRSEGAPWTPVETITLADLGDDQAAALDRAQAIARAGWRARFFATVPSNLKNPAWLAEQATALGAETGLKVTVWGEDQLAAEGFGGIVAVGQGSATPPRLIRLDYTPRKAGRRTPTVVLVGKGITFDTGGLNIKPGDGMINMKRDMTGGAVVLSVMSALAEIGCPVKVVGLIASAENAISGSALRPGDVVTHYGGRTSEVTNTDAEGRLVLADAMAYAVDKIKPAALVDIATLTGAMRVALGQTMAGYFADDDALANRLSEASDLSGETLWRMPLVADYEDKLSSKVADADNAPGGPGAITAALFLHHFTGGIPWAHLDVACGDAYADVHELTPGPTGFGARVLLTWLAEADPLAGVGS; this comes from the coding sequence ATGACCACAACGCTGCCGTCACAGGCTCTGCCGTCGCAGGTCACGCCGCCCACCTTCACGCTCAGCCCTCTCGGTCCGGAGAGCCTCGATGCCGAGATCATCGCGCTCCCGGTCATCCCCGGCGAGGATGCGCTGGTCATCGGTCCCGGGGCCGCCGACCTGGGCGACGATCACGACCTGCTGGGTCACCTCGAGTTCGAGGGTGCCACCGGCAGTGCCGGTGAGGTGACGACGTACGCCGTCGCCGGCTCCGGTGCGCTGCGACGGATCCTACTGATCGGTGTCGGCGCGCAACGTCGCGACGACTTCCGGCGAGCGGGGGCCGCACTGGCTCGCGCCGTACGGGACCGGTCGGAGGTGGTCACGACCATTCCGGCAGTCGATCCCGAGGTCGGGCTGGAGCCGTTCGTGGCCGGCGCGACGCTGGGGTCCTTCCTCTTCCACTGGCGCTCCGAGGGAGCGCCGTGGACGCCGGTGGAGACGATCACCCTGGCCGACCTAGGCGATGACCAGGCGGCAGCGTTGGACCGGGCTCAGGCGATCGCGCGCGCCGGCTGGCGCGCGCGATTCTTCGCCACGGTCCCGAGCAACCTCAAGAACCCGGCCTGGCTCGCCGAGCAGGCCACGGCCCTGGGTGCGGAGACCGGTCTGAAGGTCACCGTCTGGGGCGAGGACCAGCTCGCCGCGGAGGGCTTCGGGGGCATCGTCGCGGTCGGTCAGGGATCGGCGACCCCGCCGAGGCTGATCCGGCTCGACTACACGCCCCGCAAGGCCGGCCGGAGGACGCCGACCGTGGTGCTGGTCGGCAAGGGCATCACCTTCGACACCGGCGGGCTCAACATCAAGCCCGGTGACGGCATGATCAACATGAAGCGCGACATGACCGGCGGCGCGGTGGTGCTCTCGGTGATGTCGGCGCTCGCCGAGATCGGCTGCCCGGTCAAGGTCGTCGGTCTCATCGCCTCCGCGGAGAACGCCATCTCCGGCTCGGCGCTGCGTCCCGGCGACGTGGTCACCCACTACGGCGGCCGCACCTCCGAGGTCACCAACACCGACGCCGAGGGCCGGCTCGTGCTGGCCGACGCGATGGCGTACGCCGTGGACAAGATCAAACCTGCCGCGCTGGTCGACATCGCCACCCTGACCGGTGCGATGCGGGTGGCGCTCGGGCAGACGATGGCCGGCTACTTCGCCGACGACGACGCGCTGGCGAACCGGCTGAGCGAGGCCTCGGACCTGTCCGGCGAGACGCTGTGGCGGATGCCGCTGGTCGCGGACTACGAGGACAAGCTGTCCTCGAAGGTCGCCGACGCCGACAACGCCCCCGGCGGCCCCGGCGCCATCACCGCCGCGCTCTTCCTGCACCACTTCACCGGCGGAATCCCGTGGGCCCACCTCGACGTGGCCTGCGGTGACGCCTACGCCGACGTCCACGAGCTCACCCCCGGCCCCACCGGCTTCGGTGCCCGGGTGCTGCTGACGTGGCTGGCCGAAGCGGACCCGCTGGCCGGCGTCGGTTCCTGA
- the dapE gene encoding succinyl-diaminopimelate desuccinylase, translated as MTTSADTPELDLTTDVVTLTRQLMDINSVSLNELELADAVERALAAYDHLVVERRGNSIVARTDLGLPERVVIAGHLDTVPVNGNFPSRLDEATGILHGLGACDMKSGDAVILKLAATLDAPNRDVTYVFYDAEEIEAVHNGLGKLAASEPDLLAGDFAILMEPSNAGVEAGCQGTLRVEVRTTGERSHSARSWRGVNAIHKAGEVLRRLEAYVPRKPVIDGLEYHEGLNAVFVSGGVAGNVIPDECVVTVNYRFAPDRSEEEALAFVQSFFEGYEVTLTDSAPGALPGLDRPAAKAFVEAVGGEVGPKFGWTDVARFTVLGIPAVNYGPGDPMFAHKADEHVRISEITTCELALRDWLTA; from the coding sequence GTGACAACCAGTGCTGACACTCCCGAGCTCGACCTGACGACCGACGTGGTGACGCTGACCCGGCAGCTGATGGACATCAACTCGGTGAGCCTCAACGAGCTGGAGCTGGCCGATGCCGTGGAGCGGGCACTGGCCGCGTACGACCACCTCGTCGTCGAGCGGCGGGGCAACTCGATCGTGGCGCGCACCGATCTCGGTCTCCCCGAGCGCGTGGTCATCGCGGGCCACCTCGACACGGTGCCGGTCAACGGCAACTTCCCGAGCCGCCTCGACGAGGCCACCGGCATCCTGCACGGCCTCGGAGCCTGCGACATGAAGTCCGGTGACGCGGTCATCCTCAAGCTCGCCGCCACGCTGGACGCGCCCAACCGCGACGTGACGTACGTCTTCTACGACGCCGAGGAGATCGAGGCCGTCCACAACGGACTCGGCAAGCTCGCGGCCAGCGAGCCCGACCTGCTCGCCGGGGACTTCGCGATCCTGATGGAGCCCTCCAACGCCGGCGTCGAGGCGGGCTGCCAGGGCACCCTGCGGGTCGAGGTGCGCACCACCGGCGAGCGCTCCCACAGTGCCCGCTCGTGGCGCGGTGTCAACGCGATCCACAAGGCCGGCGAGGTGCTGCGCCGCCTGGAGGCGTACGTCCCGCGCAAGCCGGTCATCGACGGGCTCGAGTACCACGAGGGGCTCAACGCGGTCTTCGTCTCCGGGGGAGTGGCTGGCAACGTGATCCCCGACGAGTGCGTGGTCACGGTCAACTACCGCTTCGCGCCGGACCGCTCCGAGGAGGAGGCGCTCGCCTTCGTGCAGAGCTTCTTCGAGGGCTACGAGGTCACCCTGACCGACTCCGCGCCCGGGGCGCTGCCGGGCCTGGACCGGCCGGCGGCCAAGGCCTTCGTCGAGGCGGTCGGCGGCGAGGTCGGGCCCAAGTTCGGCTGGACCGATGTGGCGCGGTTCACGGTTCTCGGCATACCGGCGGTCAACTATGGTCCAGGGGACCCGATGTTCGCCCACAAAGCCGACGAGCACGTGCGGATCTCCGAGATCACCACGTGCGAGCTGGCCCTTCGTGATTGGTTGACCGCATGA
- a CDS encoding OsmC family protein, with protein MSLDSRTQLNDVDLAAVGNLVQAIQDDPAKARTTWAAHVTWKGAFASEAKIRSFEPTQSDEPAGLGGGDTAANPVEQLLGALGNCLAVGYAANASVAGIKLDDLRIDLKGDVDLTVFLGLADGHAGFDAIDAVVTIASEAPREEIEALHAKVLASSPVGHTLRSAVPVDVSLA; from the coding sequence ATGAGCCTCGATTCACGGACACAGCTCAACGATGTCGACCTCGCCGCCGTCGGCAACCTCGTCCAGGCGATCCAGGACGATCCCGCCAAGGCGCGCACCACGTGGGCGGCCCACGTGACCTGGAAGGGCGCCTTCGCCTCGGAGGCGAAGATCCGATCCTTCGAGCCGACCCAGTCCGACGAGCCCGCGGGCCTCGGCGGCGGAGACACCGCTGCCAACCCCGTCGAGCAGCTTCTCGGCGCCCTGGGCAACTGCCTCGCCGTCGGCTACGCCGCGAACGCCTCGGTCGCGGGGATCAAGCTCGACGACCTGCGTATCGATCTCAAGGGCGACGTCGACCTCACGGTCTTCCTCGGCCTCGCCGACGGCCACGCCGGCTTCGACGCGATCGACGCCGTGGTCACCATCGCCTCCGAGGCACCCCGCGAGGAGATCGAGGCGCTCCACGCCAAGGTCCTCGCCAGCTCGCCCGTCGGCCATACCCTCCGCAGCGCGGTCCCGGTCGACGTCTCGCTCGCCTGA
- the metX gene encoding homoserine O-acetyltransferase MetX, giving the protein MRRARLFDEAEPLHLSGGRTLAPVEVAYATYGDLAPARDNVVFVAHALTGDAEAAQWWSTMVGPGKPVDTDRFFVVCANLLGGCRGTTGPSSTDPATGRAWGLDFPLISVADLVTVHRRLLAHLGVERLHAAVGGSLGGMQILQWAADAPGQIERAVLVATSARLSTQNIALSNIARQAILRDPDFHGGRYPDHGVVPVDGLSVARMLGHVTYVSEPGLEAKFGRSRRDGSTPGFGIDFEIESYLDHQASTFVDRFDALSYLYLSRLLDYFDPFADDGFAKAIRNTRFQVISFDSDWRFGTSHSVLIEKELRRAGVDVERHEIASTWGHDSFLLDPPGYLDLVEGFLNDRTGDGS; this is encoded by the coding sequence GTGCGTCGTGCCCGCCTCTTCGACGAGGCCGAACCGCTGCACCTGTCCGGCGGCCGCACGCTGGCTCCCGTCGAGGTCGCCTACGCGACCTACGGCGACCTCGCGCCCGCCCGGGACAACGTCGTGTTCGTCGCCCACGCGCTCACCGGCGACGCCGAGGCGGCGCAGTGGTGGTCGACGATGGTCGGGCCGGGGAAGCCGGTCGACACGGACCGGTTCTTCGTCGTCTGCGCCAACCTCCTCGGCGGCTGCCGAGGCACCACCGGGCCGTCCTCGACCGATCCCGCCACCGGCCGCGCCTGGGGGCTCGACTTCCCGCTGATCTCGGTCGCCGACCTGGTGACCGTCCACCGCCGGCTGCTGGCCCACCTCGGCGTCGAGCGGCTCCACGCCGCCGTCGGCGGGTCGCTCGGCGGCATGCAGATCCTGCAGTGGGCCGCCGACGCCCCCGGCCAGATCGAACGGGCGGTCCTGGTGGCCACCTCCGCCCGGCTGAGCACGCAGAACATCGCGCTCTCGAACATCGCCCGGCAGGCGATCCTCCGCGACCCCGACTTCCACGGCGGGCGCTACCCGGACCACGGCGTCGTCCCCGTCGACGGGCTCTCGGTGGCACGGATGCTCGGCCACGTCACGTACGTCTCCGAGCCCGGGCTGGAGGCGAAGTTCGGCCGCTCGCGGCGCGACGGTTCGACGCCGGGGTTCGGGATCGACTTCGAGATCGAGAGCTATCTCGACCACCAGGCGAGCACGTTCGTCGACCGCTTCGACGCACTCTCCTACCTCTATCTCTCCCGCCTCCTCGACTACTTCGACCCCTTCGCCGACGACGGTTTCGCGAAGGCGATCCGGAACACCCGGTTCCAGGTGATCTCCTTCGACTCCGACTGGCGCTTCGGGACCTCCCACTCGGTCCTGATCGAGAAGGAGCTGCGGCGCGCGGGGGTCGACGTCGAGCGCCACGAGATCGCCTCGACCTGGGGCCACGACTCGTTCCTGCTCGACCCACCGGGCTACCTCGACCTCGTCGAGGGCTTCCTCAACGATCGAACTGGAGATGGTTCATGA
- a CDS encoding DUF1097 domain-containing protein: MSFAAVLVYAVTALVAVIVALTYLKPHLLQPQRAGLPPRIHLYAGVAGLLIWVLFLASPSSFFLGGNLPGVIGLFGIWLAAIAGLYLLARRLKEQRAGAVDDDYGYDDYDEEYAAEDGYGYDESGYDDAGYDGYSEYDDRAGYADPRRSAQQSVARSAVPPVPQPVAQPGRPAERRPEPRPEPRPEPRRAAAGLDETAVMAPVERDPSPAPPPAPAPAPAPAPARDGQIGRRVAGRQAPPQPAPQQPSAPQPPPAPQRSAPQRSAPQRSAQRPPAPQPPAPDAPVRSRQERSRQEWPAPARPAQERPAQERPVQERPVQERPAPEQPVRERPAPQRPTPQRPTPQRPTPQRPAPQHQAPQPPPPEQPQPGQPQPGQPQPGRGQGGQDPWGRRQEPPQRRSRGYDNRYDDRRNDSHDEFADRRYRRDSSYSGYPGQPQPGQPQPAPPRAPRPAPRPAPQPEPQPEPAPAPPPSRPSGRRVAQEPEAYDPYSFESYGPRGRAESEAPRAPQRRSRRQQDQDYDDPAYAGYEQGYDQAYEQGYDQPYAQGYDYDEAYDRGYDDRYDDRYDDAYDRSAGGDHRERGGAFLEGSGAAIVVHLTLVILAIWLTWAYGTSVI, encoded by the coding sequence GTGAGCTTCGCTGCCGTACTCGTCTACGCCGTGACCGCCCTGGTCGCGGTGATCGTCGCGCTCACCTACCTCAAGCCCCATCTCCTGCAGCCGCAGCGGGCGGGACTGCCGCCCCGGATCCACCTGTACGCCGGCGTCGCCGGCCTGCTGATCTGGGTCCTCTTCCTCGCCTCGCCGTCGTCGTTCTTCCTCGGCGGCAACCTCCCGGGCGTGATCGGGCTCTTCGGGATCTGGCTGGCCGCGATCGCGGGTCTCTACCTGCTCGCCCGGCGGCTCAAGGAGCAGCGCGCCGGTGCCGTCGACGACGACTACGGCTATGACGACTACGACGAGGAGTACGCCGCCGAGGACGGTTACGGCTACGACGAGTCCGGCTATGACGATGCCGGCTACGACGGCTACAGCGAGTACGACGACCGGGCCGGCTACGCCGACCCGCGGCGATCGGCCCAGCAGTCGGTGGCCCGGTCCGCGGTCCCGCCCGTTCCGCAGCCGGTCGCCCAGCCCGGACGACCGGCCGAGCGCAGGCCCGAGCCTCGGCCTGAGCCTCGGCCGGAGCCTCGACGGGCGGCCGCCGGGCTCGACGAGACCGCGGTGATGGCTCCGGTCGAACGTGACCCCTCGCCCGCACCGCCGCCGGCTCCCGCACCCGCTCCTGCTCCCGCGCCGGCGCGGGACGGGCAGATCGGTCGTCGCGTGGCAGGGCGTCAGGCGCCGCCGCAGCCCGCGCCCCAGCAGCCTTCGGCACCGCAGCCCCCGCCCGCGCCGCAGCGGTCCGCCCCGCAGCGGTCTGCCCCGCAGCGGTCTGCGCAGCGCCCTCCCGCGCCCCAGCCGCCCGCGCCGGACGCCCCCGTGCGATCCCGGCAGGAGCGGTCCCGCCAGGAGTGGCCGGCGCCCGCACGCCCCGCCCAGGAGCGGCCCGCGCAGGAGCGTCCGGTGCAGGAGCGTCCGGTGCAGGAGCGGCCGGCACCGGAGCAGCCGGTGCGCGAGCGGCCCGCGCCCCAGCGCCCGACGCCGCAGCGCCCGACACCGCAGCGCCCGACACCGCAACGCCCGGCGCCTCAGCACCAGGCTCCGCAGCCGCCGCCACCCGAGCAGCCCCAGCCGGGCCAGCCCCAGCCTGGCCAGCCCCAGCCGGGCCGTGGCCAGGGCGGCCAGGATCCGTGGGGTCGCCGGCAGGAGCCGCCGCAGCGCCGCTCCCGTGGCTACGACAACCGCTACGACGACCGCCGCAACGACAGCCACGACGAGTTCGCCGACCGCCGATACCGTCGTGACAGCAGCTACTCGGGCTACCCGGGTCAGCCGCAGCCGGGCCAGCCGCAGCCGGCCCCGCCGCGCGCCCCGCGGCCCGCGCCACGCCCGGCACCGCAGCCCGAGCCGCAGCCCGAGCCCGCACCCGCACCGCCGCCGAGCCGGCCGTCGGGTCGCCGGGTGGCGCAGGAGCCCGAGGCGTACGACCCCTACTCCTTCGAGTCCTACGGTCCCCGTGGCCGGGCCGAGTCCGAGGCGCCGCGCGCGCCCCAGAGGCGGTCGCGTCGGCAGCAGGACCAGGACTACGACGACCCCGCCTACGCGGGATACGAGCAGGGCTACGACCAGGCCTACGAGCAGGGCTACGACCAGCCGTACGCCCAGGGCTACGACTACGACGAGGCGTACGACCGCGGCTACGACGACCGCTACGACGATCGCTATGACGACGCCTACGACCGGTCGGCCGGCGGCGATCACCGGGAGCGTGGCGGAGCGTTCCTCGAGGGCTCCGGGGCGGCGATCGTGGTGCACCTCACGCTGGTGATCCTGGCGATCTGGTTGACGTGGGCCTACGGGACCTCGGTCATCTGA
- a CDS encoding O-methyltransferase, which produces MTSPVSTASWTYADEYVAEDDLLAAARSRAEEVGVAPIGPGGGATLRFLASVLDAKNVVEVGTGTGVSGLWLLRGMRPDGVLTTVDIETEHQRLARQSFTEAGFGQRQARCIAGAALDVLPRLTDNHYDIVFVDGDKTEYAAYLKEALRLLRPGGVVAFDNALWHDRVADPSVRDEETATIRELNQQVADNDDLIPLLLPVGDGLLLARKI; this is translated from the coding sequence GTGACCAGCCCTGTCTCGACCGCAAGTTGGACCTACGCCGACGAGTACGTCGCGGAGGACGACCTCCTCGCAGCCGCCCGCTCCCGGGCCGAGGAGGTCGGAGTCGCGCCGATCGGGCCGGGCGGTGGCGCCACGCTCCGCTTCCTCGCCTCCGTCCTGGACGCCAAGAACGTCGTCGAGGTCGGCACCGGCACGGGCGTCTCCGGGCTGTGGCTGCTGCGCGGAATGCGTCCCGACGGGGTCCTGACCACCGTCGACATCGAGACCGAGCACCAGCGGCTGGCGCGGCAGAGCTTCACCGAGGCCGGCTTCGGCCAGCGGCAGGCGCGGTGCATCGCCGGCGCCGCCCTCGACGTGCTCCCCCGGCTCACCGACAACCACTACGACATCGTCTTCGTCGACGGCGACAAGACGGAGTACGCGGCCTACCTCAAGGAGGCCCTGCGCCTCCTCCGTCCCGGCGGCGTGGTCGCCTTCGACAACGCGCTGTGGCACGACCGCGTGGCCGACCCGTCCGTACGCGACGAGGAGACCGCCACCATCCGCGAGCTCAACCAGCAGGTCGCCGACAACGACGACCTGATCCCGCTGCTGCTCCCCGTCGGCGACGGCCTGCTGCTCGCCCGCAAGATCTAG
- a CDS encoding OsmC family protein produces MTETTVDNGVNVEALLGARAALQETPEAAKFTWRATNTWVKGTHSKSKVEGFFGLGEEQEAGRSFESDGDHPPQFAADNQGPTPVETVLVALGGCLTAGVAAVAQQRGIQLNSVTATIEGDHDIRGILGADADVRNGFTGVRVNYSIDADASAEDIEALVAQSQKRSAVFDILTNPTAVSVSVS; encoded by the coding sequence ATGACAGAGACCACTGTCGACAACGGCGTCAACGTCGAGGCCCTGCTCGGCGCACGCGCCGCCCTCCAGGAGACTCCGGAGGCCGCCAAGTTCACCTGGCGCGCCACCAACACCTGGGTGAAGGGCACCCACTCCAAGAGCAAGGTCGAGGGCTTCTTCGGCCTCGGCGAGGAGCAGGAGGCCGGGCGCTCCTTCGAGTCCGACGGCGACCACCCGCCGCAGTTCGCCGCCGACAACCAGGGCCCCACGCCGGTCGAGACGGTCCTCGTCGCCCTCGGCGGCTGCCTGACCGCGGGCGTCGCCGCCGTCGCCCAGCAGCGCGGGATCCAGCTCAACTCCGTCACCGCGACCATCGAGGGCGACCACGACATCCGCGGCATCCTCGGCGCCGACGCGGACGTACGCAACGGCTTCACCGGTGTCCGTGTGAACTACTCGATCGACGCCGACGCCTCCGCCGAGGACATCGAGGCGCTGGTCGCGCAGTCGCAGAAGCGCTCGGCCGTCTTCGACATCCTCACCAACCCGACCGCGGTCAGCGTCTCGGTCTCGTGA
- a CDS encoding CoA-binding protein, producing the protein MTIAQIPHEPTARERQGLLRAAASIAIVGFSANTARSSYYVATYLTQDTDYRLYFINPNAAGREVLGRPVYASLADLPETPDIVDVFRRASDLPAVVDEVIALGSPVVWFQLGLTNDEAATTARAAGLTVVQNRCLKIEHARFHGGLHLAGFDTGLITSRRIAR; encoded by the coding sequence ATGACCATCGCGCAGATTCCCCATGAGCCGACCGCACGCGAGCGGCAGGGGCTGCTCCGGGCAGCGGCGTCGATCGCGATCGTCGGCTTCTCCGCCAACACGGCCCGGTCGAGCTACTACGTGGCGACCTATCTCACCCAGGACACCGACTACCGGCTCTACTTCATCAACCCGAACGCCGCGGGCCGCGAGGTGCTCGGCCGGCCCGTCTACGCCAGCCTGGCCGACCTCCCGGAGACCCCCGATATCGTCGACGTCTTCCGCCGGGCGAGCGACCTGCCCGCGGTCGTCGACGAGGTGATCGCACTGGGCTCGCCGGTGGTCTGGTTCCAGCTCGGGCTGACCAACGACGAGGCCGCGACGACCGCTCGAGCCGCCGGGCTGACCGTCGTCCAGAACCGCTGCCTCAAGATCGAGCACGCCCGCTTCCACGGCGGCCTGCACCTGGCCGGGTTCGACACCGGGTTGATCACCTCACGCCGGATCGCGCGCTGA
- a CDS encoding DivIVA domain-containing protein, producing MTEAMGWIFAALIVLVLGGVALVAAGSGAPMGEEYGDRPDALVPRDRVLEAADLRRVRFSVALRGYRMDEVDALIARLAEEAEWRESTAAGDAGDGVGVGGLTSHTPEPDSGSPDV from the coding sequence GTGACTGAAGCGATGGGCTGGATCTTCGCGGCACTCATCGTGCTGGTTCTCGGAGGAGTCGCCCTCGTAGCCGCCGGATCAGGTGCGCCGATGGGGGAGGAGTACGGCGACCGGCCCGACGCTCTGGTGCCCCGCGACCGCGTCCTGGAGGCAGCAGACCTGCGTCGCGTACGTTTCTCGGTCGCGCTCCGCGGCTACCGGATGGACGAGGTGGACGCTCTGATCGCCCGCCTTGCCGAGGAGGCAGAATGGCGTGAGTCGACCGCGGCCGGGGATGCCGGTGACGGGGTCGGAGTCGGGGGACTCACATCACACACGCCCGAGCCCGATTCGGGCTCGCCCGACGTCTAG
- a CDS encoding O-acetylhomoserine aminocarboxypropyltransferase/cysteine synthase family protein: MSDHAYGFNTRAIHAGNIPDAAQGARALPIYQSASFVFDDTADAAARFALQKYGNIYTRVGNPTVAAFEERLASLEGGIGAVATASGLSAEFVTFASLAGAGDHIVASAQLYGGSVTQLDVTLRRFGVATTFVSSTDPEAYAAAIRPETKLVFAETVANPSGDIADLAGLADVAHAHGVPLVVDSTIPTPYLSRPIEWGADIVVHSATKFLGGHGTTLGGVVVESGRFEYSPERFPLFHEPVEHYGGLSWWGNFGEYAFLTRLRAEHLRNVGATLSPQSAWQLALGVETLALRVQRHVENARIVAEWLDADPRIEHVRWAGLPSHPHHSRAQKYLPQGPGSVFSFDIAGGRAAGERFIESVELASHLANIGDAKTLVIHPASTTHRQLSESRLAEAGVSPGLVRISVGIEDADDIIFDLDQALTAATKEL, from the coding sequence ATGAGCGACCACGCGTACGGCTTCAACACCCGTGCGATCCACGCGGGCAACATCCCCGACGCCGCCCAGGGCGCCCGGGCGCTGCCGATCTACCAGTCGGCCTCGTTCGTCTTCGACGACACCGCCGACGCCGCGGCACGCTTCGCGCTGCAGAAGTACGGCAACATCTACACCCGCGTCGGCAACCCGACCGTCGCCGCGTTCGAGGAGCGCCTCGCCTCCCTGGAAGGGGGCATCGGGGCGGTCGCCACCGCGTCGGGCCTGTCGGCGGAGTTCGTCACCTTCGCCTCCCTGGCGGGTGCCGGCGACCACATCGTCGCCTCTGCCCAGCTCTACGGCGGCTCGGTCACCCAGCTCGACGTCACCCTGCGCCGCTTCGGCGTCGCGACCACCTTCGTGTCCTCGACCGACCCCGAGGCGTACGCAGCAGCCATCCGCCCCGAGACGAAGCTGGTCTTCGCCGAGACCGTCGCCAACCCGTCCGGCGACATCGCCGACCTGGCCGGACTGGCCGATGTCGCGCATGCCCACGGCGTGCCGCTGGTCGTCGACTCGACGATCCCGACGCCGTACCTGTCCCGGCCGATCGAGTGGGGCGCCGACATCGTGGTGCACTCGGCGACCAAGTTCCTCGGCGGGCACGGGACCACGCTGGGCGGCGTGGTGGTCGAGTCCGGCCGCTTCGAGTACTCGCCCGAGCGGTTCCCGCTCTTCCACGAGCCGGTCGAGCACTACGGCGGCCTGTCATGGTGGGGCAACTTCGGCGAGTACGCCTTCCTCACCCGGCTCCGCGCCGAGCACCTGCGCAACGTCGGCGCCACGCTGTCGCCCCAGTCGGCGTGGCAGCTCGCCCTCGGCGTCGAGACCTTGGCCCTGCGGGTCCAGCGCCACGTGGAGAACGCCCGGATCGTCGCCGAGTGGCTCGATGCCGACCCGCGGATCGAGCACGTCCGCTGGGCCGGGCTGCCCTCCCACCCGCACCACTCGAGGGCGCAGAAGTATCTGCCCCAGGGTCCGGGCAGCGTCTTCTCCTTCGACATCGCCGGCGGCCGGGCGGCCGGGGAGCGGTTCATCGAGTCGGTCGAGCTCGCCAGCCACCTGGCCAACATCGGCGACGCCAAGACCCTGGTGATCCACCCCGCCTCGACCACCCACCGCCAGCTCAGCGAGTCGCGGCTCGCCGAGGCCGGCGTCTCCCCCGGCCTGGTGCGGATCAGCGTCGGCATCGAGGACGCCGACGACATCATCTTCGACCTCGACCAGGCGCTCACCGCCGCCACGAAGGAACTCTGA